The genomic interval AAGAACTTGAAAGACAACGAAGAATTTAACGATGATTCAAATAATAATAAAGACAAATTAGTAGAACATTATGATTCGATCTTAAGGGAGAGCTCACTATTAACTACCGTTGCTGGAATCTTATTTGGATTTTTGTTAAATATTTCTGTGAATCCCACTACCGAGTTTGGTGAAGGTAACAAGGTGTTATTGTTAGTCGCATTGTTCACAATAACCGTTGCTACGCTTTTATTTAGCATGCCCGTTATATATCATCATTTTCAGTATCCATATAGAAAGTTTGAAAAGTTTCAATTACGTAGTCATCGATTCATTGTATTTGGGATTATCCCATTCTTTGTCACCCTTTACATATGTTTATCCTTAGCCATCCTGATCCTGCTTAGAAGTTCATTTTTCGAATTTTTTGGTAATATTTATGGGTTTAGTTTCATCTTTGCATCTATTCCCTTCATAATTCTCATAATATTGTATATGAATAGAAAATAAATGAAATAATAATTGAGATAATAGCGATGGGAGTTACAGGACGGGGTGTTGGTGTTGGATATACTTTACTTCCCCACATCCACAGCGGAATTCATGATCTGCCTTGTCTCATTGTAAATAAACAATTTGTTTACGAGTATGTATGAAGTCCTTGTATTAATGAAGATGTAATAACAGATACATTATGTAAGTAAACTTTATATTATGTAAGATGTATTACATTACTTATGAGTAATGACATAATTCCAAGCGATTGGATTAACAGATTCTTCAACACAAGATTCGGAAACCTTTGGGGTGGAAGAGGGAGTGGATTATTAGACACAAGAGATCTATATTCAGACTTTGATGGTATTCATGAAGAAATGAATAGAATGTTTGATGTATTTAACAATCTTTCGACAAGTGCACCAAAGGAACTAGTTAGAGAATATGAAACAAAAGATGGCGATAAGGTTAGGGAAGTAGGACCAATAGTATACGGATATTCCATGACTATTGGACCAGATGGCAAACCACAGGTAAGGGAATTTGGAAATCTCAAATCGGGAGCAAATAATAAAGTAAAAGCAATAGGAGGACAACTGGGACAATCATCGCACATATCGGCAGAAAGAGAGCCTTTAGTCGATGTTAATACCACAGATAAAGAGGTCAAAGTAGTGGTTGAAATGCCTGGAATTAGAAAGACAGATATTCAAATAAAAGCATATGATTCTCAAGTCGAAGTAATAACGTCAAAGGACGCCCAGAGAAAATATCACAAGAAGATAGACCTTCCCGAGCAAGCAGACATCGAAACCGCAAGATCGGTATATAACAATGGCATATTGGAAATAACTTTTGACAAAAAGAAAACCAACAAACCAGCAGGTAAGGTAATTAAAATAGACTAATCGTGATCTAATCTAACAACCTTAATATTTATTATTACTTTTTATTAGTTACAAATATCATTGTCTATTGTATCTTGGTTTTTCATACCCTAATCAATCTAATAGATTCTGAAATACTTGTACGTTACCAAATATGATGTTCTAATCATATACATTTTATTCTCATAGGCCTAAATAAAGACCTCAATTATAATTTGAGTATATTCTTATTTGTATAGGAGTCTATACCGATAGGAGAATCTTTATTTTTAAATTTTGGTTATATCAAAACTTATCATTTATTTGGTTATATTTATTGCGTTGTTTAACTCGCATTTAAAAGAAAGTATCAAAAAACTCTCCATCAGTTCCAAAAATACATCTTATAGTCAATTTTCTTTTACCCAAATAGAGAGCCTGCCTTCGCCTGTTCAACGATATTTTAGGTATTCTTTGAATCAAGGACAACATTACATTAGCGATGCTAGGTTAATACACGATGGCGAATTCCGACAAAATGAACATCAAAAATGGATGCCAATCCGAGGTGAAGAGTACTTTTCAACAGAACAGCCCGGGTTTGTATGGCTCGGCAAAATACAATTATTGCCATTTATTTGGATCACAGGATTGGATGAACTTATTGATGGACAAGGTAAGTTTCAGATAAAGTTGATGTCTCATATCACAATTGCAGAAGCTCCAAAGGGCAGGAAATTAGATGAAGGGGAACTAATGAGATGGCTTGGAGAAACGCCGTTGTTTCCTACGGCTTTGTTACCAAGTAAATATCTTAAATGGGAAGATGTAGACTCAAATTCGTCAAAAGCTGTAGTAAACTACGATGAACTAGCAGTTAATCTGATATTTTATTTTAATGAAAGTGGAGAGATTATCAAGATGGAAGGGAATCGCTACAGATCTATTAATGACTCCTATGTAAAAGAAAAATGGGTTGGTTACTATTCAAATTACACAAAGATAGAGAATATGATGGTCCCTTTGGCACTTGAAGTTGCCTGGAATACTCAAGCAGGAATCTTCAGTTATGCAAAGTTTAACATAAAAGAAATATTTTATAATTTTCAAAAATACTGAAAACTCAAAGATTTGAGCAGATAAACTAGATCATATCACCATAATTTCAAAGCGATTTATAAATTTAACCTAATAAATTAGCCATTTCGTTACTACTTGATGTCCAAACTTAGTATACAGAGACTTGTTTTGGTATGCATGTGGACTCCTGTATGATGAGCTTATCATTTTATTTAACCTCAAACATTGTTAATAATAGGACATCATTCTTAAATATAAGTAGCAAAAGCTTTTACTAAATGAGAATAAGAACATCAGTATTCTTACCCACACTATTAGGGTTTTTTCTTTTATCTACCTTGTTTTTGCTATCCAATCATGATTTATCGATTTTTGGACAGGACTCGACGCAAAATGGTAAAAATTCGATTTATATTCCTCCAACAATTTCTAAAGAAGCTCAGCAGAAATTGAGTACTTTACAACCAGATCTTGTATCAAACAA from Candidatus Nitrosocosmicus hydrocola carries:
- the hsp20 gene encoding archaeal heat shock protein Hsp20, with translation MSNDIIPSDWINRFFNTRFGNLWGGRGSGLLDTRDLYSDFDGIHEEMNRMFDVFNNLSTSAPKELVREYETKDGDKVREVGPIVYGYSMTIGPDGKPQVREFGNLKSGANNKVKAIGGQLGQSSHISAEREPLVDVNTTDKEVKVVVEMPGIRKTDIQIKAYDSQVEVITSKDAQRKYHKKIDLPEQADIETARSVYNNGILEITFDKKKTNKPAGKVIKID
- a CDS encoding DUF6920 family protein; the encoded protein is MVIFIALFNSHLKESIKKLSISSKNTSYSQFSFTQIESLPSPVQRYFRYSLNQGQHYISDARLIHDGEFRQNEHQKWMPIRGEEYFSTEQPGFVWLGKIQLLPFIWITGLDELIDGQGKFQIKLMSHITIAEAPKGRKLDEGELMRWLGETPLFPTALLPSKYLKWEDVDSNSSKAVVNYDELAVNLIFYFNESGEIIKMEGNRYRSINDSYVKEKWVGYYSNYTKIENMMVPLALEVAWNTQAGIFSYAKFNIKEIFYNFQKY
- a CDS encoding DUF6328 family protein, coding for MKDNEEFNDDSNNNKDKLVEHYDSILRESSLLTTVAGILFGFLLNISVNPTTEFGEGNKVLLLVALFTITVATLLFSMPVIYHHFQYPYRKFEKFQLRSHRFIVFGIIPFFVTLYICLSLAILILLRSSFFEFFGNIYGFSFIFASIPFIILIILYMNRK